In the Hordeum vulgare subsp. vulgare chromosome 7H, MorexV3_pseudomolecules_assembly, whole genome shotgun sequence genome, one interval contains:
- the LOC123412307 gene encoding uncharacterized protein LOC123412307, with the protein MQATKRNQRNRTPVKPQKPARVTSEMRIAQGVSMIRKLTPEERARIIAHSMAEKSADEAAEAKDEDGDDDEEAAPAQCEEESFAAKFHSLWNRFYARCGVTFDQTTSIPAMCHTNPSSDRSAEAMDTLQIMSVKVTSIGGDLHWPLQVFGIVAARDYLDRKRNIVFHRPRNDCQTITQDDCCLALTGPTRAIVVSYDPTYVEVSLKVKGATQSEDKDLSSLVVVFKDGSCPQGVYPSRLSTLEIKYGHIYRSVEATVFIRIIGGSWPDGFRGVFSATSSSDDNMKFMLLDSEDGGLPVDANGVIALTRRVVSVGLERSLKVSAMAFPVNEGHAAETSEAVLKPRRAGVSLVNLCVGSCSMEVRVAWSCFCEC; encoded by the exons ATGCAGGCGACAAAGCGAAATCAGAGGAATCGGACGCCTGTGAAGCCTCAAAAACCAGCCAGGGTAACGTCTGAGATGAGGATAGCTCAAGGGGTTTCCATGATCAGAAAGTTGACGCCTGAAGAAAGGGCCAGGATTATTGCCCATTCAATGGCTGAAAAATCTGCCGACGAAGCTGCTGAGGCGaaagatgaagatggagatgatgatgaggaggctgCACCGGCGCAATGCGAGGAAGAATCGTTCGCCGCCAAATTTCACTCTTTGTGGAACAGATTCTACGCGCGCTGTGGTGTTACCTTCGACCAAACCA CATCTATCCCTGCCATGTGCCACACGAATCCTTCCTCTGATCGCTCGGCCGAGGCCATGGACACTCTGCAGATCATGTCAGTCAAAGTTACATCAATAGGAGGGGATTTGCACTGGCCACTGCAGGTGTTTGGTATCGTTGCTGCACGTGATTACTTGGATCGTAAACGCAACATTGTTTTCCACCGGCCGAGGAACGACTGCCAAACCATCACCCAGGAT GATTGTTGCCTAGCACTGACGGGTCCTACCCGTGCCATTGTCGTTTCGTATGATCCTACATACGTCGAGGTTTCGCTCAAAGTGAAGGGCGCCACTCAATCCGAGGATAAAGATTtaagttctcttgttgtagtgttCAAAGATGGATCTTGTCCTCAAGGTGTCTACCCTAGCAGGCTTAGCACCCTGGAAATTAAATATGGTCACATTTACCGCTCGGTGGAGGCCACGGTCTTCATAAGAATCATCGGCGGGTCGTGGCCAGATGGTTTTCGGGGTGTGTTCAGTGCCACCTCCAGCAGTGATGACAACATGAAATTCATGTTACTTGACTCTGAAGATGGTGGATTGCCGGTTGATGCCAACGGTGTGATCGCGCTCACACGGCGTGTGGTCTCTGTTGGACTTGAGAGGAGCCTGAAGGTTTCTGCAATGGCATTTCCAGTTAACGAGGGACATGCTGCTGAGACCAGCGAAGCAGTTTTAAAACCTCGTAGAGCCGGTGTAAGCCTCGTCAATCTCTGTGTTGGCTCTTGTAGTATGGAAGTTCGTGTTGCTTGGTCCTGTTTTTGTGAGTGTTGA
- the LOC123407857 gene encoding uncharacterized protein LOC123407857 produces the protein MSSLPLPRHAQAPNPKLPTTSACLLRPRGRLLLGENLSASSPHASSLHLASVAAPSPRASVRRPGGGGGLLLLSVAASAAAISASFIFFSAIPSMLECKKAAESLEKSFDLTREKLPETMASVRLVGKEIGDLSVVLSDLSQELTKVVRSSLSIVHTADAQLRQLATSAQQGTTQGVANRKKAVGEPLVATTVREVRELIADIRSGFGAAFGITSLFMWASKIWSKRPKEN, from the exons ATGTCGTCCCTTCCTCTTCCCCGCCACGCCCAAGCCCCCAACCCCAAGCTCCCGACCACCTCCGCCTGCCTCCTCCGCCCGCGCGGCCGTCTCCTGCTCGGGGAGAATCTGTCGGCTTCCTCCCCGcatgcttcgagcctccacctcgcctccgtgGCCGCCCCCTCCCCGCGCGCCTCTGTCCGACgcccaggcggcggcggcggcctcctcctcctctccgtcgCTGCTTCCGCG GCTGCAATATCTGCCAGCTTCATATTCTTTTCGGCAATTCCCTCCATGTTG GAATGTAAGAAGGCAGCAGAGTCTCTTGAAAAGTCATTTGATCTCACTAGAGAGAAGCTTCCTGAAACTATGGCTTCAGTGAGACTAGTTGGAAAGGAGATCGGTGACTTGAGTGTGGTTCTCAGCGACCTAAG TCAAGAATTGACGAAGGTTGTGAGGAGTTCCTTGAGCATTGTTCATACAGCTGACGCTCAACTTCGCCAGCTGGCAACCTCAGCCCAACAAG GAACCACTCAGGGGGTAGCTAACCGGAAGAAAGCAGTAGGTGAGCCATTGGTGGCTACTACCGTGAGAGAAGTCCGTGAGTTGATTGCGGACATCCGGTCAGGATTTGGAGCAGCCTTCGGCATCACCAGCCTTTTCATGTGGGCATCAAAAATTTGGTCAAAGCGCCCTAAGGAAAACTGA